The Ziziphus jujuba cultivar Dongzao chromosome 5, ASM3175591v1 genome segment TCTTTGCTCAAGTATCCTATGGAAAAGGACTTGTCTCCGTACTGAATTCCATATATGCATGTGGATGTAATGGAAGAACATCTAGTTGGAGTACCtgcaaataatataatttgtcaaggtgatataaaatattaaatgtcaTGTAAATATACAAATTGTTGAACATCCAAGtgctattattatattatattatatatatatatttaaaaattatccgAACTATTTAAGCATTCACTATAATTTGATGGAAATAGTCTTCTGTATATGATCTCCACATTTCTATAGTGTGAACAtagacaaattaaatatatatatatatatatatatatttgtttggagAGTCTGGGAAACGTACTGGAAGTTAGCTGGGAGCATTGTTCGGAGGCGGTACAGGAAATGTTGGAGTATGAGGTTGACTTGGTAGGGTCAAAGAGTGGTTCCTTTTGTGGATAGCAAGACGTGGCATTGCAGGGCAGGCACTGGGTCCAAGTTATATCACTGCCGGTGTCAAATGCGAGAGATAGGTCTCTTTTGGGTGTGCCAAGCCCCACCGTCACTATATAGTTGCCGGAGCCAATAGGCTCGCCGGACTTGGCCGGAATGGTTGTGGCGTCAGTTTCTATGGGTTTCTTGGAAAGACGGGACTGAATTGAATTAACGCGGTCTTGATCTTGCTCCAGAATTTCAGCCGGAGTTGGTGCTCTAGTTGTTTCGTCTTTGTAGAGTTGAGAGCATGGACCGTGCTTCTCTACAACTTTCACTACTGATCTCTTGTTGTTCTCCACTGATGAATTAATAATTGGCAATTAAATCGTAATGAAAGAAGTTAagcaaataataacaataataataagttctTTGAGAACTTGACTCGCAAGGATTAAAAATAGaatctttcaaaataaataaataaataaaaattataaaaatattagaaataacaattagaataaaaaatgatacatataattaaatgttttcaaCAAACAATTGTCATGTTGTTAATCATCACAATGAATAAcaaagaacaattttttttttttttgtaattattaccAAGCAAATgtattatacacatatatatatatatatatagttaaatatatatatatatatatatatatggaaattctatcgtGAAGATGGTCCGTATGAGGAtcgtagtattagtgacggtttttcatagtattaacgacggtttcttaaaaaatcgtcaccaatattatagtccgcatgaggaccgtccgcaccataaatggactatgtatatatatatatatatatatatatatatataaagaaaaaaaaaaaagaagagctaGAGTAAAAGAAAGATGGTTAATTAATATTACACCTTTGGTAGAGTGGCTGCAGATAGTTGACGGAAGTAGAGAGAGGAGCTGAACAGTATGAAGAGTTTGAGAGGTGACCTTCTCTTCAAACCCAAAGCTCTTCTCCAAGCAGAAAACATTATTAAGGCAGCTCAGATATAACAAGGAACCAAAGAGGAGATAGCTGAGGAAGGGGGAGGAGGCCATGAATTTATTACTCTAAGATAAATTCTCTCAACTTGTGTTGCTTTTGAACAATATTGCATACATTTTCTATATATCCTTATATAATGACACAATACTGTACTAGCTTGCAAACGTTGTTTCCAATGCTATTGTTATGGGTGATGTCATTAAATCTACTAGCTAGTgatgaaaattttctatttcattttttttaaaatagtactaagagtaatatatattaaggggttttaataattaaagagTCGCAAGCTGTTGATGCGGACAAACCTACGGGTTACTTTCGAACGGGACTTTCATAAGACAACAACCAATCACGCGTGTCGCTGCGTGACTGTCACTTGTAAGTGGGGACGAACCCACCGCACCCTCAAAACGACTTTTTGGATTTCTCCGTTTATTcgacttttaaaattttgctcgtttgaattttcttcttattcCATGGAACTTGACTAGTTAGTTGACTTGAACAAACAACCCATATGTTCCTGCTCTATTTCACAGTGTAGAGTACATGAAGGGTCCATTTGGCATGTAGAGCAGGACTGCACTGTATTTTTAACTAATATTAGATTAGAATTGAATGGgacatgataaaaattaatcctGTTCAATATTTGGTATCAATGGATTGGActgatttttatattaaataaataaaataaataatttaaattaagttTAAGATATTGTTtactaatattaaattaagCAAAATGATTTCAATTTGATAAGttttttatctataatttttttccaaaaattgtttattttatcctTATTATAGTATATTAATATTAGTTCCCACAATTGTTAATTTACACATCCCAAAAATTTCCACAGATTATTGTTATATTGCTAAGacgaaaaaatataaataaataataacaaatataaataaacaaggaaaaaaaataaatgcaaagaaagataaaggagaaaaaaaataattatggaggaggaaacaaagattaaaagaaaaaagttgaatatagaaaacaaaaaagggagaaaaaaaaaaaagcaaccgAAATTgaaaagaggggggggggggtaacGGAAACGGGAAAAtgaggaataaaaaaaataaaaaataaaaaaaaaccaacaaaactggaagacaaaagcaaaaagATAATGGGGGataaaagaaacagaaagaagaaactgagagattaaaaaaaaaaaaactgaaggcaagtgaaaaaataaaataaaataaaataaaacaaagaaaaaaataatattaacggaagatgagaaaaaaaaattaaatatttgatatccAATGATTTAAACTgtcaaataataatgttaaaattatcaaaatatttactaaaatttatttatcaaatgatgtgAAAATATACCGTATAAGtaatatgaataattaaacactattttttaaaaaattgctttCTAATGCCTATAATAAATGTAAAACTAATATGTTCTATAAATCATTAGGATAATGTTTGCTTCTAAATGCTATGTTAAAcattataagatttttttaaaaataaactttttattaaaagttaaatCCTTTTCcaaaaaagtggaaaaaaataataaaatatttaatcaattaataattataaataacttttgtataaattactataaaagaacaatttaaaaattacctACTTATTTATATCACTTAATAAACATAGAAAACAATTTCCATTGACCATTCGAAATACTCTTACTATTACTTCATTTGACTTATCTTTCTAGCGTTGTTAgtttatcaattattaataaactGCCATATCACTTGACATCAAAGATTTATTAGATAGTAAATTTGGTGTATGCGGCATTGGCCtttagaaaaagataaaatgaaacCAATGATTCCACCCAATAACAAAAGCTGGAATTCCCTTTTTCAAACCATTTATTTTCCATGTAACAAGTTATCTTATGAGGCGTAAATGTCCTGTCCCAACTTGTTAGACACACCAAACAGGCCGAATATTTCAATCAAAAGCTTCTTcatcataaatattttgaaaagtacttaatttattattttatttagaaactaaaaaaatattcacaaaaaacACTTAGGTGTAATTTAATAACATgattaacttttaatttttatatattttatttaattatatataatttatttatatcaaGAATTAGTTAATACagagaaatttttattaaaaaatcttatattttaataaaattcaagatTCTATTATTGACTATTGGATCTAATCAATCGTGaagattaaatttatttaaaaaccccacatgcctttatatatatttttttttctttctcactctaACTTAATTTTTTCCAACGCCGCCAGTGGCTCTTCATCGGCGTGACAAGAAGTTGTCTTCCTCCCCATGCCACCATCATTTTATACCCTTCTTCGtcttctcctttttatttttccttgaacAAATTCAATGCCTCAATTGAATTCCATTGCCTTAGGTTCTAAGCATTCCATTGGAAAAGATACGAAACCTTTCTCCATGGATTCTCCATTAGCTTAGAGTGAAGATAGACCTTTTCCTACATATGTTGCAATAGGTCAAATTATGATGTTTCACCAATAATTCTGGCGGtgttatcaatttaattttaagtcTTAGGTTTTCAATAGTTGTGTAAAATCTGAGAAAGGGCTATATAATTAATGCTAGTCTTTGTTGAGTATTCACTGGactggaaaataataataacaaattgatatgaattagaaaataatttgaaaccTGACAACAAAAAGTTTAACAGGTGGAGTTAGAAAGGAAAAGTAAGATCTAATagtcaatattaaaatattgaatcttattaaaatatagaatttttgaATAGGAACTTTCTATTCACTAATAatagttataattaatttaatttaattttgtatttatgttttttttttccttaacttTATTACTAACGtacatgtttaataaattataactacTACTCATTTAACATTTAACataaatattactaattaattagagaacaataaaaaaataaaaaataaaaaaccaatcaTGTTATTAAACAATacctaacattaaaaaattcagcatataaatattttaaaataaagaaaatgtgtGGTTAAAACAAAGACTTGACATCATTATCGTAACCTTATCATACTAAAGTTGAATCCCATTGGTTGGGTATGGCTAATATGTCAGCTACCATGGTCACCCCAAAGGCCCAAACAAAACGCGAAGGAAAGGCTCGGTGTTTGGTAGGACCCCGATGAGTTGTTTCATCGTAAATACATGATCTCGTTGATCTGGTTTGGATTTGATCGGCTGAAGAGTTAACTCCACAAACTTGAGCCAGAGAAATACTTAGTTTCAAAAAGGGAAAGAACGAAATAACGTGCCAGTGTTATAATACTATTCTCACTGATGTTATTGGATGTGGTTGGTTGTAGAATGCTGCAATATTAACTTGAAAAACATGAGATCCAGAGACAAACTTTGATTGGATAACTAACTTAATTTTTGTAATACAAACTGTTGacttcaagaaaaaaataaatgaaaaaggttcgagaatatatataatataaagagAAAGAGTAGGGTGCGAAATTCATATAATCTTCTAGTATCTgccttaattaatttaatggcCAATTACAACGTTGAGATTAATGCCATGTTCAAATGATGAGAAATGATCTACTAATCAAGATTTTTGGAGGGGATTAAACCAATAACAAACAAACTCCAAAACTCTACTAAAATTCGTAGATGGTAGGGACCAAAAGGATAAGTACGAATTTCTGCAAAAGATTTTCAATCCACgcgaggggaaaaaaaaaaaaaaaaatgttcctcTCATGACAGCTTGCATTTTTCGTTCTTATGGAATTTGAAATTAATGatggaaaacaatatttattagtcttttttattttctttcatttttttttttggaggaaaattttagaaaatcattCAAAAGTCATAAAGCAATACGAGGAGTCAAGGacgttaatttatttttcctttcaaaaatatatatatttttttttaataaaaaaaattgcttttttctGACttctaactttttatttttttaaatcccaACGACATTGTACGCTTAGGCAGTAACTAAAAGGATTTCATTTTACAATTTTGCTACGGTAGATAATTAAAAGGCCCACATACTATATGCATGACACAGCAGAACTCTAGTGTATAACATCCTACGCAACAGCAAAAGAGCACAAACAAAAAGACATAGTCAGTGAAGGagtttttagaataaaaagatGGAAAAGAAGAGAATGAGAAATACAAAATTTTCCATTATTAATTTAAGTGCAGTTTGTTATaatatttgggtttttttttttttaatatatagtttgtTTACTTTAATTGTTAtgttaaataatgataattagacatctcaattaattataaatttaaaatgaaaaaaagcttaaacactaaataaattataatttgaaatataaataccaACAACTATCATTTTGAATTGCAAAAGAGACTTTATTTTACTTAGTACTATCTATTTGTATAAATGATAGCTTTAAGATCAATTTGTATAGTTTACATAAAAAGGGTTTATTGATTGTAAAGCTTATAtgacaatagtttttatttttattaaaaaactaatagatATTTGATTGTTAGTTCAGAACATGCTTTActattcatttaatatatattttttttaattttccatacaatcttaaaattttttttttttttgtgggggggggggagaagtctaaaattttaacttttccattttaatttaaaaaggttttttttggTCGACAACATTTATTGTCCCATAGCCAAacactctttctttttattgacAACATTTATTGTCCCATATAGCCAAtcactctttctttttatttaaaaagcttacgacaatcataaatattttttgctaaaaaacaaaaaaaaaaaaaaaaccataccAAACAGGTTTACTCTTTTTCCATGTatactataaattattttggcCCGTTTGATTTATGACtgactataaataaataaaccgtaGGCCTTTGGATGACTGAAACTATGCTATTCTTTTATAAATTGGCCATGTACAACCGGCAGAGTGAAACCCAATTCTGACCCTTCCAATATCATATTAACGAGTCCGGTACTGTTGTCAACGTATAATCTTTCAGCTCTCGCCAAAACTCAAACTAGAAGGGCGctataaatcataaccaaaattcaaaaaatcgatatagacagaaatattaaaaattttcataaaaatatcaaaaatatcaaatattaataaaaaattataaagaaggataaaaatttattttattttaattttttataaaaataaaaattttaaaaaaaatatcaattttttttttattgatattttaaactatggCCGTAGCCAGCAAATTATGTACATGACAAGGAAAATACCGACGCTGGAATCGGTATAAGGCGCGTAGTCAGGTTGATTTGACTAATGGGCCTCGTTGGATCATCTTTGTAtacactaaaaaaaatttgtatacaCCTCCAACCTCATTACATGTTATTTTCTAAAGAAGACCTTcaatttaaacttaaaaacttCCACTTTTTTCATGTCTATTACAGGCTCGGCATTGTAgtggtaaataaataaaataaataaataaataaacagataacattatttaattatatgatttatataaGCCACCCATATCCTTATTCATAAACAATTTGCCCAATTAATTGGTATATGATAATATAACGACGACGTTCTCTTTAACACACATAAATTTATGTAAATAATCATATAGCCACAAGCATATCCAACCTTCTCTTTTCGTTgcaatgtataaatatttatataaaccaTTTATTCTTAGTGTTTTCaattgatattaattaataattaacaagCAGCAGAGCGAAATCCAACTCTTTGTCCTCCAATATCATACACCACCTCCAACCTTCTCTGCTGGACATTCCCCAAGATCGCAATTTCAGTATTGTCGCTGTTCCCAGCAAACGCCAAACAAAACTGAGACTCACTCAATGCATAAAATACGCCGGTGGAATCCAACTCCACTGTAGTCCCGCCGCTGAACAACAAGCTTAATTTAGGAATCTCCACGTTGTCATTTCCACTGAAGTCGTAGCAAGTATCCAATAACGATACTGGGgattttatcaatatatattgtttcatcTGTTGCTGAAACTCGTACCGCAAAGCCCTGTACGTGCTCGCCGGCAAACGAGTTATGACGGTTCCAGAATCGATAATCGTGCCTGAGGACGAAATAACAGATACTCGTCGTTCATTAATACTTATTCCTTCCAATTGTAGGCCGTAAAAAGAATTGCTCAAGGATGCGCTGGATAGCTGTACGTAGTTTACAACGCCGGAAACCTTGTCGGCTTTGCCGAAGGATAAGAATCCAGAGGAGCTGGAAGTGGGTGGTAGGCAGTAGGAGAAGATGCGGTTGTATTTCTGAGCCGTCTGCTCCACAAATGAGAGTTCGCCCCCGCCCAAGGCCAGCAACCCCGCAGCACCGCTGAAGAGACCTTGGTTGTTATGCCCACATCCGAAgagaaaattatcaaacacaTCGGATTGATTTATTGTGATCCGTTCTTTACCA includes the following:
- the LOC107419866 gene encoding LOW QUALITY PROTEIN: aspartyl protease family protein At5g10770 (The sequence of the model RefSeq protein was modified relative to this genomic sequence to represent the inferred CDS: inserted 2 bases in 1 codon), producing the protein MTSVGDKYCLNNNVLCLEKSFWFEGTANFVSGHHTLQLSSLLPATICTHSNIVENKKRLKVVDKHGPCFQLHKNKTSKAPTPAEILQQDEYRANSIQSHLSKNSIETDATTIPAESGYTIGSGNYIVTVGLGTPKRDXSLIFDTGSDVTWTQCQPCNACYKQNEPLFDPSKSTSYASFSCTSQQCKTQSCSSPASPCQYGVRYGDRSYTIGDFGKERITINQSDVFDNFLFGCGHNNQGLFSGAAGLLALGGGELSFVEQTAQKYNRIFSYCLPPTSSSSGFLSFGKADKVSGVVNYVQLSSASLSNSFYGLQLEGISINERRVSVISSSGTIIDSGTVITRLPASTYRALRYEFQQQMKQYILIKSPVSLLDTCYDFSGNDNVEIPKLSLLFSGGTTVELDSTGVFYALSESQFCLAFAGNSDNTEIAILGNVQQRRLEVVYDIGGQRVGFRSAAC